The following nucleotide sequence is from Mangifera indica cultivar Alphonso chromosome 1, CATAS_Mindica_2.1, whole genome shotgun sequence.
TCAGCTTGGTGCAACTATATGTTAAGATTAAGCTTGAGACTCTTTCATTTACAgacagaaagagaaaaaaagagagagagaaagagagagtgagaaagagagagatggaGCTGAGTCCACATGGTTTCTTGGAGGAACTACTAGGTCCAAAGAGAGACACATGGGCTAGTTTTCCTCCTGGAATGAACGATCAGTTCTTCTCCAGTGGATGGAACTTCAATTCTCTTGATGAAAGTCCAACTTTGGCTACTTCAAATCCTAATTCATTTCTGGGATTCTCATCTCCCGCACAAATACCAACTTTTGAATGTAGTCCTTTCGTTGATCCTCAAGCCTGCTATCCTTTTGTTGATGGATTCACTATTCCGGAGATTGACTCTTCTTCATATGTGAAGAATGAGACATCTGGTGGATTCCCAGTTTCAGAAGATCAGCATTACGCTTCAATGGTGGAGAATGATGAGTTTGGCCTACCACTCGACAccgatcatcatcatcattataaaAGCTTGGAAGAAAGGAAGAGTACTACTAGCTGTGTTGAGATGGAAAATCTTGACAACCTTCAGGGTTTCAACATGGGCTCATGTGCTGAGAAAAAGAGCAAGTCTAAGAGGCAAGAAGGGCAGCCCTCAAAGAATCTAATGGCCgagagaaggagaagaaagcGCTTAAACGACCGTCTTTCAATGCTCAGATCAATAGTCCCCAAGGTCAGCAAGGTAAATAAGGAATAGCTAGCTTGATGTTTTTGACAGTGTTTGATATTTCAAGTTTTTGTTGGTTTGATTATTAACGAGGGAAAATGTGAATATTAACAGATGGACAGAACTTCTATACTTGGAGACACTATTGATTACATGAAAGAGCTACTGGAGAGGATCAATGAGTTGCAGGAGGAGGAACCAGAAGTTGGTACAAATCAAATCTTGGTGGCCAATAACTTCAAGGAGGCAAAGCCAAATGAAGCATCAGGAAGAAATTCCCCCAAGGTACAGTTTTTTTATATCAgaatctttgaaaatttaacagaatGTTTAATTAATAGTACTATTGTCCCTAATTGCTCAACGATATGCAGTTTGAAGTGGATAGGAGAGAGATTGATACCCGGATAGAAATTTGCTGTGCGCCCAAGCCCGGCTTGCTGCTTTCTACAGTGAACACATTGGAAGAATTGGGGCTTGAGATTCAACAGTGCGTTATAAGTTGTTTCAATGACTTTTCAATGCAAGTTTCATGTTCAGAGGTAAAgtcttttttaatcttaaatttgtTGATATAATGTCGAAGTTTTTCTCTTTGTAATGAATTTTTATGTCATTAATCTGATGCAGGCGGCTGAACAGAGGACACTGGTAACTTCTGAAGACATCAAGCAAGCATTATTCAGAAATGCAGGCTACGGAGGAAAATGTCTGTAGAgtaagaaaaataaggaaaataagCCTCTTCCCTTAACGAATCCTAATGAAAAATTGCGGTTTATTTCTCTGTTTGTTCTTCTAGGAATTGTACAAGCAAGAAGCTGTAATAATATTTAGTGTTCTAAATAAAAATGGTTCATCTATCAGATCCAGTTCCAGGATTATACATTCCCAATTGGGATATCTTTTAATACTAAGTAATCATTTATTCTTCCTTCCCCAGTAGTCaataaagaagaatttgattgtgaataaatttaattacatgagAATGTTTCTGGAATATATCAGCAGAATTTAGGGGTTAATTAGTGTTATATTTTAGaagtttaaacaaataattattgatCTATTTTTGCCACATCACATCTAAGATCTAACTacaacaataattgaaattcagGCTTCAGCAGGGACATAGTTGCCCCAGAATCCAGAAGTAGTCTCTGAAATACCATTGTTAATTTACACAGAAAGCATGACTGCAACAAGAGATATTTTATCTGCTGAGGGAAAAGGACCACTGTGTTTTGACATATTTTGCAAATtgaatatcataatatattcgTAGATATAGCAATTAGAATCCCATGAGGGCTCCATGCTCTTGTGAATTGGGTGAGTTTCATATCGTGAAGAAAATTATGTTATCAGCAATATTACTGACAAGGAGAAATTTCACTTTCAAGCAGCATTTTTGTCCACCTTTTAGGCTAACAAAGTGTCATGTTGAAACTGTTTATAGTAGTGATAGGATCCCTTCAGATAAATTGAGGTAGAGAGAGTGGTATCAGATTCAatgtaatttgattaaactACAAAAGAGAATTTGTTGAAATGGTTGAATCTTAGCATAAGATTTTGTTGTCATTTGGAACAAGAATGACGACAAGGCTACTCGTGGACATTTACCATCAAGAGGGAAAGAAAGCTAATCAGCTGAAGAAATAGAGACAATTGAAGCTATCATTTCTGAAGGATTTGCCTGATTAGAATTTTTTGTCTACGCTGTTGGGCAGCCATTGAAACGTTTATGGTATGAGGTATACAAAGTAAGCTAAATAATGACAGAAACTCGATTCCCAGAATCCATTTTCCCCAATAAGAGAACGAAAGGTATAACATTTGCAGTATCATTAGTGGCACTCACTAATGTTTCTTGAATACATTACTGTCttttcaagagaagatactaATCTTAGGATCAACAGAAAACATAATTGCTAAAAATAACAGTCGGGGTTCTGCAGATAATCAACCAGAAATTCTTGCATCTTCTCAAAGGGAACATTGAATCTAAGAGATTATCAACCAGAAGCTTTTGACTGAGTCGCACAGTTTTGAGAAAGAATACATGTTTTGAGCACCACCAAGAAAGGTAAAGAGAGCAACTGAGTTTCGTTTCTCTCTTAGTTTATTTATGCAATCTGGGAAGTTAAGGACTCAGAGATCTGCAGCATTGGATTAAACAGATTATGACTATCAACTTATTGTTTGGATCAGGTTTCTGTATTATGTTTGTGCTGATTTTATTTGTCCAATCAAGTTGATCTTATACCCAGCAAAAGGaataaacaatttattcaaaactATTAAGTTAGCATATAGAGGTAAATATTCCATGACTTAAAGATAATTTGGTGTTTCACTTTCACgtaatcaattatatcaaagaaaaactttcattttcttctatgGCAAAAAGAATGTTTTAAGAGGTACGAGATAAGGCATTTGAGTTTTCTAGAAATTCAACAACAATTCTTTAATCATGCAAATTGATAATGTGAGGACTCAAAATACGAATTTATGAACATTCTCCAAGATGGTGACAGTCACATCTTGTTCTTGCccatatttttgaaaattaggacatgaaaataagaaaaagaccATCTTGAACTAGAAAGCAAGTTCAAAAGCTGAATTGCCTGATAAACTTTATCAAGGCTAGCACAACTTCAACCAATATTGTGAGTTCCATAAACTTTAGCCTAAGTCAACAATACAAGCTAAAGCTCTTGATTCATGGTTTTTAATATGTTAACAAAACAACAGTTATTAATCATCATCACTTAGATCATATCAGATATGGGTACAAACCTACAATGGTCATCTCAAATCAATCCAGTTCAAATACAGTGGACAGTGGAAACTGATTTAAATACTCGTAAATTACCAAAGAAAGATCATGGACAAAACTCGCTGGATTCACAATCtcattcaaaataatatatacatttaagAAAAATAGGACTTCTAACAATGGGTTTAAGCTATGTGTGAAATGATACAGTTAAATGGAAGCTACAAAAGATTGTTATTCAGATTCAACTTCATTTTCATCACAGCTAACACCAtcacaatcaaaatcaaaagattCTCTCATGGTATTTGCCTGGAGATGCTGGAGCTGATTAATGGCATTTTGTGCTTCAGTAACCAGGGCAAGTTTTGCTACTCTGACAACTTCAAATTCCTGACCAGGGATCTcctttttattctctttccCAGTAATGATTCAATCTGCCCTTGCAGATGCAGCCTTTCTCTTAGCTTCCCGGCTATGTAGTTGGTCAATATACTTCTCATGCAATCCAATGTTTTTGACAGGCTTCAATACTGGTGGACTAACAAAAGCTGTCCCACATGAACTAGTAAATCTTGAAAGGGGCTTCTTCTGCCCAAAAGATCTCTCTTGGTATTTCTGAAGAACTTGGTTTTTCTGTAAATGCTTTGGAGTGGAAAGAAAACGGTTCTGCTCACAAACTTGAATAGATGAATAGTGTTGGGCTCAAGGACTGAGAACAAATCAGCTTCATAATTTTTGTCCATGTAACAAATGTCTGACTGTTTTCTGGATAAAATGACTCTTTTGTTTATTGCAACTTGATCTTTTAATCTTCAGCTGCATAGGATTAAGCAGTTTACTCGCAGAGAGTCAAAAGTGTTCAATGGGTGATGAGTTTATTTTGTTTGCTCTAGACTGAGGCCGAGGCTGAGGTGGGGTTATGATCAGAGTGGACTTTATCAAAGCAGTCCTGGGATGACTTTCCAGGCACCTGCAATTGATTTCAAATGATTACAAAAGTTCACAATTGATACGAGGtataaaggaaaaacaaaacaaacacataCAGAAAGAAATTGATTCTACATATAAAGTTCAAATTTCCCAACTGACCAAATACTAGGTCTCCAATGACAGTATTCAAATTgtaagaaacttaaaaaaactgcataatagTTTCCTTCGCTGTAGGCAACTTCAGcaactatcataaaaaattcGGCATTATGAGTACAATTGTAGCTACATTTTaacattgatttttcaatttgcCAGCATTGGAAGAATGAAGCTTTCCATGTAGCTTAGACTACTCTGCCACAAAATTAAATGCTTGAACGAATCAGTTATTAAACCATTATCTCAAAGATTTAGTTTTTTGGCCTTCAAATTTTGACCCTTTATAACCTCATGTGGAGACAGCTTCAAATCAAATAACTCCATTTAAATAGTGAGTTTGCTACTGAAAGTCCATTGAAATTCCCAGTGAGTCTTATTTGCGAAAAAACCTGGTTAACCTTGaagagagataaaaataaaatttgttaaaactagaaaaaaacaTTGAAGAATGCTAAAGAGCAAGTTGGATTACCAATGAAAAATCATGTTTCCActttaattaaactttgttttaaGAACATGAAGAGGTGCAGACACCAAACTAGAGTTAAGTAAATACTAATATCTGAGCAaaataaggaagaaaagaaCAAACATCAGTAACTCAAAACCAATAAGTGTCATGGTTCTCATGAAACAAGAGTGCCAAGCTTCTTTACACCCCCTCATCAGGTTGAGTCTGCTTTGACTAAAGGCAGATATAACAAATAGAAAAGCACATAAGACCAAATTGTGAAGACCATTCAAAGAACCTACTCTCGGCATGTTAGTTTCAATCCCGTAATTTCACTCTTAAGCGGATAAAAATACGAACTGcttaaatacacacacacatcaATATTACCAATGACTCAAATTCCATTTAGTCACCAACAACAAAGTTTTATGACATGAAATAGCTCATGAAAAATTTAGTTCTACATAGCTGAAGTGGCAAACGTTTATTTGCTTTTTCACTATCTAACACATTAGTAGGCAAATCACACGActtccaaataattttttactgaTAATTATTCGAAAGAAAGATATTCATAAACCAAAAAGGAATGACATTAAAGCACAATACCAGCTTAGAAACCTTCTTCCAGAAATGACGAGTGGGCTTCGTAGCGAGATAAGCTCTCTGCAATGCCACCTCTTGTTCTTTTGTCCACCCttcaattgttattttaccGCTCTTTTTAACTTCCTCGTCACggtttctttttctctttaaattaatCTCTTTAGTTTCTTCTACAATTTCTCTCTCCCTCATCTCAATTCTTTCAGCTCTAGACGCCTTCAAACCAATCACAGTACTGATCTAGGCGCCCCAATTTCCACACCCAAGTTTACACCCACTCcactttttctcttaattttcttaaatttggCTTCACTGGACTTCTTCTTCGACTTCTTGTTCCCGCGTTCCCTGACCAGATGTTTGGCAATTGGGTTATTACAAAATCTTGGGGAACGCCTAAGACTATGCGAAGAATCAACCCCATGGTTTAACACAGGAGTTTTTCTGGACCCATTACTGGGTCGAGACGGTTCTTTCGAAGCTTTGACTCTGCGGGTCTGGGTTTTTGGTGTAGAATCGAATTTGGCAAAGCTTTGACAATTGTTTGTGATTTTGGAGTTGTGGGTGTTCGGATCTTGCGGTTGTGGTGGTTGGATATTGTTGATGTGAAGAAGCCTGGCTGATCTGCCGAGAGGGGTATTGATAATGGATTTTGATTTAGAAATTTTTGTAAATGGTTGTTGGTGGTATTTTGGGAGGGAAAATGCAGTTAGGGTTTGAGGATTCAAATTTTGAGAAGAGGACGAAGAAGGTAAAGTAACTCCGGGAACGACGTTTGAGGCCCAATTCTTACTGTAACAAGTTATGGGCTTTCAACAGACGAGGTACGAGTAGAGTGCAACGAATCAAGTGGCCTTAATAGAGTTGGATTTGAGCAGAGCCAACTCAGTCTCAAAATCCAACTTAATTCAGTGTAGCTTGGTCAACATTCATTTTTGATAAACTTAGATAGAATCTGAGCCATAAAATATGACTCATTtagaaaatgaattgaattcaaaataggtcaaatttaacttaatttggcTTGTGAGTCAATCATTAGCTCACCTCAGAGCAAGCTGAGTCATGACTCACACGAGTTAGCTTGAATGACTAAAAAATGTCaccattttcattaaaatatctCCACCATTTTTCTATCAATTCTAACTCcctatctttttatttttttattctgactctcttttaatttttcattaaaatatcaaaatttctctCTCATCAAAATTTCTCACACTCTTctccaccattttcttcctttctcttttgTCACTTTCTCTCATACTCTTTACCTCTCTCCTTCACATAGGTGAGTCATAAAACCATTTTTTACATCCCATTAGCTCTCTCTCTGGGGTCTCCTTTGCTGTTATCTTCTCTCCAAGCATCCATTTTAAGATCGAAAACAAttcaaaaaacttaaattaacaATCATATCTCTCCTTTAAACTTTTCTTCTTGTTGTCTCTTCAATTTGCCGGTTAAGAGTTTATCTCAGTTGGTCACAACTTCGATTACACTTCTTTGTGTCACTATCATCAATGCACCATAGTTATTTGGTGTTAAATATTGCTAACGAACTCAGGTTAAAAAATtgagtcacaaattcaaacacaaaccTCAAGTTATGAACCCGAGTTATAAgtttgaattacaaatttgagcTGAGCTATAAACCTCAAGTTTTTCTTCTAAGCCAAACTTAAACCTTCATTTAGATTAACTTAATAAAATCGAGCTGAACTCAAGCTACCTCTAAAGtcattcaagtcaaacttgagtcaaCTTATGTTTGGGctcaattcagtttgaatctactTGTTAAAGTGTTAGGTTTAAGTTCAAGACAAAAATGGTTGACTTAAGTTCTattcaaaaaattacattttaatcctttaatttttaaaatatataacttatataGTTATCAGttatctcaaatatttaaagttaatatataaaattttaagggtataagtgtaaaatttgaaacttttaaagaCTTACTGATATTTGATTCGAATCAATTTGTGAGCTTATGAGTTCACTAAGccaaccaaaatcaaacttgagctttGCTTGAGACTATTCGAATAATGAACTACTTTGTGAGTGGTTTGAATTGTGAgcaatttgatttgtttacaaCCCTAAATACAAGCAAACCCCAATTCCAAATTtagtgaaaataaattaatgatgaaATTTCCCCCTTTTTATATAAAGTTGGAGTTAGCCAAACctgttgattttaaaaatattagtttttttcttttaaattttttatttatgtatcaattctttttttttatgtcttaACACAAATAAGAtggataaaaatatatgttgataAGATTTCTTGTTATTAATTGATGTATGCAATATAGAGTCATATGCGAAATAAGTTATGGTTACatcattaaaaatctaataatgaAACATGATCTTCACTACTATggtataaaataaatgaattaaataagtGGAcacaaaatagttatttttaagATAGTTTGGTCTGTTACTCGAAATTTTATTACTACAATTATGGTATTAATATCTTTAAGGGAATATTTTGACAAAGTGCATGtgcaaaaattataataaagtgtCTTGACTATGACACAATGGATGACAAGAGTCCCAGAAGAAATTGTTGGATTTTGGGGGAATATCCTCATCTAATGTAGGATTAAACTAATCAAATCTAAAGCATTTAGTGTATGTTTTCTTATGTTTCATTGTTGCTCCTTTGTACCTTCCTTTCCCTCTACAatcattttctctatttaaaaatatgtgaGAGGGCAATTACAATCCTAttg
It contains:
- the LOC123214419 gene encoding transcription factor bHLH61-like isoform X2; its protein translation is MELSPHGFLEELLGPKRDTWASFPPGMNDQFFSSGWNFNSLDESPTLATSNPNSFLGFSSPAQIPTFECSPFVDPQACYPFVDGFTIPEIDSSSYVKNETSGGFPVSEDQHYASMVENDEFGLPLDTDHHHHYKSLEERKSTTSCVEMENLDNLQGFNMGSCAEKKSKSKRQEGQPSKNLMAERRRRKRLNDRLSMLRSIVPKMDRTSILGDTIDYMKELLERINELQEEEPEVGTNQILVANNFKEAKPNEASGRNSPKFEVDRREIDTRIEICCAPKPGLLLSTVNTLEELGLEIQQCVISCFNDFSMQVSCSEAAEQRTLVTSEDIKQALFRNAGYGGKCL
- the LOC123214419 gene encoding transcription factor bHLH61-like isoform X1, coding for MELSPHGFLEELLGPKRDTWASFPPGMNDQFFSSGWNFNSLDESPTLATSNPNSFLGFSSPAQIPTFECSPFVDPQACYPFVDGFTIPEIDSSSYVKNETSGGFPVSEDQHYASMVENDEFGLPLDTDHHHHYKSLEERKSTTSCVEMENLDNLQGFNMGSCAEKKSKSKRQEGQPSKNLMAERRRRKRLNDRLSMLRSIVPKVSKMDRTSILGDTIDYMKELLERINELQEEEPEVGTNQILVANNFKEAKPNEASGRNSPKFEVDRREIDTRIEICCAPKPGLLLSTVNTLEELGLEIQQCVISCFNDFSMQVSCSEAAEQRTLVTSEDIKQALFRNAGYGGKCL